The Cloeon dipterum chromosome 3, ieCloDipt1.1, whole genome shotgun sequence genome includes a region encoding these proteins:
- the LOC135938477 gene encoding prestin-like has protein sequence MKSSTGERVPHISVTVERQVHSQESFHDAAEYEKPNDEGIIQTLKNKCRHVDGKRMLLSTFPIADWLSRYSFRQDLPCDVIAGFTAAIMQIPQGLAYALLANNPAIIGIYMAVFPVIPYILFGTSRHTSMGTFAVMSLIVGRAVDEYSNNTSFTFPKIDENGIATVVTYMPEEVSANISLLVAMWLILMYLLRAGSLCALLSDVLVNSFTCGAGIHIFTSQIKSILGVTTTRYSGPFQLVKTYSEIMQKLTDSLNDTDAQITIVASMTIASVCITASIVSIYFIKPQFAKLTKVPFPCELIIVIAGVILSGSMDFEGKYALPVVGTIPKGLPQPVFPQIGLSSELLGVSFVAAVVSYTTVMSMALILARGEDYQVGANQELLAMGLGNVVGSCFSCIPFAASLSRSIVSKNVGGKTQLTNLTSLIIIVFILLWVADFFEPLPRAVLASIIVVALRSILLQIMDLPSFWRLSRADGILWVTVFLSVVLIDIDYGLLIGFVLSALRVFMQGLKAYACLLGNVHGTDLYLDIQRYKAAFEIPGFKIVHYSGSLNFATRQRLHEIITNLTGVNPQDQLRRRNKNKMLQKRGETDLTGADNFGFENCHGENDRPNCFRKVEVIILDVSGVSTIDPSSAQQLSAIRDEYHDIDIKFLIVGCTAPVYEVLRKCDLLVGENALKVYPSVHDAVQIYLHQE, from the exons ATGAAGTCATCCACAGGTGAAAGGGTTCCGCACATTAGTGTTACTGTCGAGAGACAAGTGCACTCACAAGAATCTTTCCACGATGCGGCTGAATATGAAAAACCTAATGATGAAG GGATCATACAAACATTAAAGAATAAGTGTCGACATGTCGATGGAAAGCGAATGCTCCTCTCAACATTTCCCATCGCAGATTGGCTTTCCAGGTACAGCTTCCGGCAAGACTTGCCCTGCGATGTGATTGCGGGTTTTACCGCTGCGATAATGCAAATTCCGCAAG GATTGGCATACGCACTCCTTGCAAATAACCCCGCTATCATTGGCATCTACATGGCAGTTTTCCCTGTTATCCCATACATTTTATTTGGGACCTCTCGACACACGTCTATGG GAACATTTGCTGTAATGTCTCTAATTGTTGGGAGAGCGGTCGacgaatattcaaacaacacCTCATTCACCTTCCCAAAGATTGATGAAAACGGTATTGCGACTGTCGTAACATATATGCCGGAAGAAGTCAGTGCTAACATTTCACTTTTAGTAGCAATGTGGCTG ATATTGATGTATCTGTTACGGGCGGGCAGTTTGTGCGCACTTCTCTCTGATGTATTGGTAAACAGTTTCACTTGCGGCGCAGGCATTCACATTTTTActtcacaaataaaatcgatCCTTGGCGTGACAACAACTAGATATAGCGGCCCATTCCAATTAGTGAAG ACCTACTCGGAGATAATGCAAAAACTGACGGACAGCCTCAACGACACAGATGCGCAAATCACAATCGTCGCCTCTATGACGATTGCCAGCGTTTGCATTACTGCTTCAATTGTCAGCATATACTTTATCAAG CCTCAATTTGCAAAACTTACAAAAGTGCCATTTCCTTGTGAGCTGATTATTGTGATTGCTGGAGTTATTTTATCCGGCTCCATggattttgaaggaaaatatgCACTGCCAGTGGTCGGTACGATTCCGAAAGG ATTGCCACAACCGGTGTTTCCACAAATAGGTCTTTCATCTGAACTGCTCGGCGTGAGTTTCGTCGCCGCGGTTGTTTCTTACACGACCGTAATGTCCATGGCTCTGATTTTGGCACGCGGGGAGGACTATCAAGTGGGCGCGAACCAAGAGCTGCTTGCAATG GGTCTGGGAAACGTCGTCGGTTCTTGCTTCTCGTGCATACCGTTTGCAGCTTCCTTGAGCAGAAGCATTGTTTCCAAGAACGTGGGCGGAAAAACTCAACTGACCAATCTTACGTCGCTTATTATCATAGTGTTTATCCTACTCTGGGTGGCTGACTTTTTCGAGCCTCTGCCGCGG gCGGTTTTGGCAAGCATCATCGTAGTGGCCCTCCGATCCATTTTGCTACAAATTATGGATTTGCCCTCGTTCTGGCGCCTTTCGAGAGCAGATGGCATTCTTTGGGTTACAGTTTTCCTCTCGGTTGTACTGATCGACATTGACTACGGTCTACTCATCGGATTTGTTTTGTCAGCATTGAGAGTTTTCATGCAG GGTTTGAAAGCATATGCCTGCTTGCTTGGGAACGTTCACGGCACTGATCTCTACCTGGACATTCAAAGATACAAGGCT gcTTTCGAAATCCCTGGCTTCAAAATTGTGCACTACAGCGGCTCTTTGAATTTCGCCACGCGGCAACGCTTGCACGAAATAATCACGAATTTGACTGGTGTGAATCCCCAAGATCAACTTCGCAGACGTAACAAAAATAAGATG ctgCAGAAGCGAGGGGAAACGGACTTAACGGGAGCAGACAACTTTGGATTTGAAAATTGCCATGGTGAAAATGACAGGCCAAATTGTTTTAGAAAA GTGGAAGTAATCATTTTAGACGTGAGTGGAGTGAGCACCATTGATCCGTCATCCGCACAACAGTTAAGCGCTATTAGAGACGAGTACCATGATATTGACATTAAGTTCCT